One part of the Sciurus carolinensis chromosome 4, mSciCar1.2, whole genome shotgun sequence genome encodes these proteins:
- the Lum gene encoding lumican yields MKLGAFTLFLAFISGASGQYYDYDSPLFIYGQSSPNCAPECNCPESYPTAMYCDELKLKSVPMVPPGIKYLYLRNNQIDHIDEKAFENVTDLQWLILDHNLLENSKIKGKVFSKLKQLKKLHINHNNLTESVGPLPKSLEDLQLTHNKITKLGSFEGLVNLTFVHLQHNQLKEDAISASLKGLKSLEYLDLSFNQMTKLPSGLPVSLLTLYLDNNKINNIPDEYFKRFNGLQYLRLSHNELADGGIPGNSFNISSLVELDLSYNKLKSIPTVNENLENYYLEVNELEKFDVKSFCKILGPLSYSKIKHLRLDGNRLTHTNLPPDMYECLRVANEITVN; encoded by the exons ATGAAGCTAGGTGCATTTACTCTCTTCTTGGCATTCATTAGTGGTGCCAGTGGCCAGTATTATGATTATGATTCCCCTCTATTCATTTATGGGCAGTCATCACCAAATTGTGCACCAGAGTGTAACTGCCCTGAAAGCTACCCGACTGCCATGTACTGCGATGAGCTCAAACTGAAAAGCGTTCCCATGGTGCCTCCCGGAATCAAATATCTTTACCTTAGGAACAACCAGATTGACCACATCGATGAAAAGGCCTTTGAAAACGTGACTGATCTGCAGTGGCTCATTCTAGATCACAACCTTCTGGAAAACTCCaagataaaaggaaaagttttctCTAAACTGAAACAACTGAAGAAGCTGCATATCAACCACAACAATCTGACAGAGTCTGTGGGcccactccccaagtcactcgaAGATCTGCAGCTTACTCATAACAAGATCACTAAACTTGGCTCCTTCGAGGGACTGGTAAACTTGACTTTCGTCCACCTCCAACACAATCAGCTCAAAGAGGATGCTATCTCAGCCTCCTTGAAAGGTCTCAAGTCCCTTGAGTATCTAGACCTGAGCTTCAATCAGATGACCAAACTGCCTTCTGGTCTACCGGTATCTCTTCTAACACTCTACCTAGACAACAACAAGATCAACAACATCCCTGATGAGTACTTCAAGCGTTTTAATGGGCTGCAGTATCTACGTTTATCTCACAACGAACTGGCTGATGGTGGGATACCTGGAAATTCTTTCAATATATCATCCCTGGTTGAGCTGGATCTCTCTTACAATAAGCTTAAAAGCATACCAACAGTTAACGAAAACCTCGAAAACTATTACCTGGAGGTCAATGAACTGGAAA AGTTTGACGTAAAAAGCTTCTGTAAGATTCTGGGACCCTTGTCCTACTCCAAGATCAAGCATCTGCGTTTGGATGGCAACCGTCTCACCCACACCAATCTGCCACCTGATATGTATGAATGTCTACGTGTAGCAAATGAAATCACTGTCAATTAA